A genomic window from Punica granatum isolate Tunisia-2019 chromosome 2, ASM765513v2, whole genome shotgun sequence includes:
- the LOC116196712 gene encoding AT-hook motif nuclear-localized protein 6-like isoform X1: MEGKEEMASVGGGVTVRSDEAPPGFKAPPISENTDPNPAPIDRPPAVSDPAAPAAVAVTPASGSPAGSIDGKNKKKRGRPRKYGPDGAALSPMPISASIPLTGEFSPWQRGRVVPVEPVKKKHKVEYESPGRCGLGNKLAYFVGANFTPHVITVNPGEDVTMKVMSFSQQGSRAICVLSANGTISNVSLRQPTSSGGTLTYEGRFEILSLSGSYMPVESGGTMSRSGGMSVSLAGPDGRVLGGGLAGLLLAAGPVQVVVGSFLPGHQQEHKPKKQRVEAPPILTSTISNPVIREETAASYGGVKLVTATTSPYNGENIVPVQSLGNWMGENKISFSAEESNGLS, encoded by the exons ATGGAGGGAAAAGAGGAAATGGCTTCAGTTGGAGGAGGAGTTACAGTGAGGAGCGACGAAGCTCCCCCCGGCTTCAAAGCGCCACCAATAAGCGAAAACACCGACCCTAACCCGGCCCCAATTGACCGCCCCCCCGCAGTTTCAGATCCGGCCGCCCCCGCCGCCGTCGCTGTGACGCCAGCGAGCGGATCTCCTGCCGGCAGCATAGATgggaagaacaagaagaagagagggagGCCCCGGAAGTATGGCCCCGACGGGGCTGCTCTATCGCCTATGCCCATTTCAGCATCAATTCCACTGACTGGGGAGTTCTCGCCATGGCAACGTGGCAGGGTGGTGCCGGTGGAACCAGTCAAGAAGAAGCACAAAGTCGAGTATGAGAGCCCAGGTAGATGCG GACTAGGAAACAAGCTTGCATACTTTGTAGGTGCCAATTTCACCCCTCATGTGATCACTGTGAATCCCGGTGAG GACGTTACAATGAAGGTTATGTCATTCTCTCAGCAAGGATCTCGAGCTATTTGCGTCCTCTCTGCGAATGGCACCATTTCGAACGTATCTCTTCGTCAGCCTACATCTTCAGGGGGGACTTTGACATATGAG GGTCGATTCGAGATACTTTCGCTCTCTGGGTCATATATGCCAGTTGAGAGTGGCGGAACAATGAGCAGATCTGGTGGGATGAGTGTCTCTCTGGCGGGCCCTGATGGTCGGGTCCTTGGAGGAGGTCTTGCAGGTCTATTGTTAGCTGCTGGTCCTGTTCAG GTGGTTGTGGGCAGTTTTCTACCAGGTCATCAGCAAGAACATAAGCCAAAGAAGCAGAGAGTTGAGGCCCCGCCGATCTTAACTTCTACCATATCTAATCCTGTCATTAGAGAAGAAACAGCTGCATCATATGGAGGGGTCAAGCTGGTCACTGCCACGACATCTCCCTACAATGGAGAGAACATAGTTCCTGTCCAGAGTTTAGGAAATTGGATGGgcgaaaataaaatatctttcTCTGCAGAAGAATCTAATGGCCTTAGTTGA
- the LOC116196712 gene encoding AT-hook motif nuclear-localized protein 6-like isoform X2, with amino-acid sequence MEGKEEMASVGGGVTVRSDEAPPGFKAPPISENTDPNPAPIDRPPAVSDPAAPAAVAVTPASGSPAGSIDGKNKKKRGRPRKYGPDGAALSPMPISASIPLTGEFSPWQRGRVVPVEPVKKKHKVEYESPGLGNKLAYFVGANFTPHVITVNPGEDVTMKVMSFSQQGSRAICVLSANGTISNVSLRQPTSSGGTLTYEGRFEILSLSGSYMPVESGGTMSRSGGMSVSLAGPDGRVLGGGLAGLLLAAGPVQVVVGSFLPGHQQEHKPKKQRVEAPPILTSTISNPVIREETAASYGGVKLVTATTSPYNGENIVPVQSLGNWMGENKISFSAEESNGLS; translated from the exons ATGGAGGGAAAAGAGGAAATGGCTTCAGTTGGAGGAGGAGTTACAGTGAGGAGCGACGAAGCTCCCCCCGGCTTCAAAGCGCCACCAATAAGCGAAAACACCGACCCTAACCCGGCCCCAATTGACCGCCCCCCCGCAGTTTCAGATCCGGCCGCCCCCGCCGCCGTCGCTGTGACGCCAGCGAGCGGATCTCCTGCCGGCAGCATAGATgggaagaacaagaagaagagagggagGCCCCGGAAGTATGGCCCCGACGGGGCTGCTCTATCGCCTATGCCCATTTCAGCATCAATTCCACTGACTGGGGAGTTCTCGCCATGGCAACGTGGCAGGGTGGTGCCGGTGGAACCAGTCAAGAAGAAGCACAAAGTCGAGTATGAGAGCCCAG GACTAGGAAACAAGCTTGCATACTTTGTAGGTGCCAATTTCACCCCTCATGTGATCACTGTGAATCCCGGTGAG GACGTTACAATGAAGGTTATGTCATTCTCTCAGCAAGGATCTCGAGCTATTTGCGTCCTCTCTGCGAATGGCACCATTTCGAACGTATCTCTTCGTCAGCCTACATCTTCAGGGGGGACTTTGACATATGAG GGTCGATTCGAGATACTTTCGCTCTCTGGGTCATATATGCCAGTTGAGAGTGGCGGAACAATGAGCAGATCTGGTGGGATGAGTGTCTCTCTGGCGGGCCCTGATGGTCGGGTCCTTGGAGGAGGTCTTGCAGGTCTATTGTTAGCTGCTGGTCCTGTTCAG GTGGTTGTGGGCAGTTTTCTACCAGGTCATCAGCAAGAACATAAGCCAAAGAAGCAGAGAGTTGAGGCCCCGCCGATCTTAACTTCTACCATATCTAATCCTGTCATTAGAGAAGAAACAGCTGCATCATATGGAGGGGTCAAGCTGGTCACTGCCACGACATCTCCCTACAATGGAGAGAACATAGTTCCTGTCCAGAGTTTAGGAAATTGGATGGgcgaaaataaaatatctttcTCTGCAGAAGAATCTAATGGCCTTAGTTGA